From the genome of Tsukamurella pulmonis:
GACCACCAAGAAGCTCTTCAACCTCAGCACTCTGGGTGCGCAACTCGCACCCAGCGTCTCGGAGCAGACCAAGCAGAAGGTCACCGTCGATTGCGGCACCGGCCTGAAGGCGGAAGCGCCCGGCGGGTCGTTCACCTGCCCGGTGAAGGCCGAAGGCGGGGCGACCGGGACGCTGACCCTCAAGGTCGGCCCGATGACCGGCGAGGACAGCTGGGAGATCAGCTGACCGCCGGTTGATCCGGTCGGCCGGCAGTGCGGAACGCCTGCTCGGTCACAGATGTCACGCTTCACGTGTGCAACACAGACCTCGGTGGTGTAGTTTTCCACCAGCAGTCACATTTGTCACGGAGGTCAAGATGCGTGTCTCTGGTTTCATCCGCTCGGTTCTGTCGGCGACGGTGGCGGTCGCCGCGATCGCGACCGCGACCTCCGGTACCGCGGGGGCGGCACCGTCGGCCTCGACGTCGACGTCGTCGCTGACCGACCAGGCGATCGAGCGCCAGGCCGCGGGCGACACCGCCGGCGCGCAGGCCGCCGTCAACCAGATGCCGATCGACCAGGCGCAGAAGGTGGTGGCGCTGATGACGAACGTCAACAAGGCGCTCACCTTCCCGCTCACCGATCAGGTTCCCGGCGGCGTCGCCCCCGGCACCGTGATCGTGATCCTGGGCTACGGCCTCGAGGACAACGGCGCCCTGCGGCCGATCCTCGTCGAGCGGTTGATGAAGGGGCTCGCGGTCGCGCAGGCGTACCCGTCCTTCCCGATCGTGGTGACCGGCGGCGCGCCGAAGGCGGGCAAGACCGAGGCCGCGGCGATGAAGGAGTGGCTGCTCGGGCAGGGCGTCTCCGGCACGCGCATCTACACCGAGGAGAAGGCGGGGTCCACCCAGGGCAACGCGATCAACACCGCGGTGCTCATGCAGCAGAACGGCTTCGGCAACGGCGCCGTGCTCGTCACCTCCGCCGATCACACCCGCCGCTCGGTCGCCGACTTCCTCGTCGCAGGTATCACCCTGCAGGCCGTCGTGGCCTCGGACGCCAAGATCCAGTCGGGGCCGATGTCGGCGAGCGGTGTCGCGGCGGTCTACCGGGACGCCCGCGGCGTGGCGAAGATCTGAGACGGTTCCGCACGGAAATCCGGCAGGTGTCGGACCGCTGTGCGAACGTATCCCGCATGACCGCGTACCACGCCCAGCCCGGCGCACCCGTGTGGATCGACCTGATGACCTCCGACGTGGAGGCGGCGGTGCAGTTCTACGGCGCCGTGTTCGGATGGGAGGCCGACCCGGCCGGTCCCGATTTCGGCGGCTACCGCAACTTCCGCGTGAACGGCAACCTCGTCGCCGGCCTGATGGCGCCGGAGGACGGCGGTGAGGGCCCCGGCGACGTCTGGTCGACCTATCTGCGCACCGACGATGCGGAGGCCACTCTCGCCGCCGCGGTGGACGCGGGTGCCTCGATCATCGTTCCCGCCTCGGACGTGGGCGACCTGGGCCGGTTCGGCTTCTTCGTCGACCCGGTCGGCGCGGCGATCGGCGTCTGGCAGCCGGGAACGCATCCCGGCTTCGTCGAGCGCGGCGTGCCGGGCACGCCGTACTGGTTCGACTGCATGAGCCGCAGCTACGACTCCTCGGGCGCCTTCTACCGCACCGTCTTCGATTGGACGCTGCACGAGATCGGCAGCGGCGGCAAGGAGGGCTCCTTCGGGCCGGACCGTTACAGCCAGGTTCTCGTCGGCCCGGAGGGTGCGCAGGACGGGGTCGCGGGGATCATGGACGCCGCGCCGTTGTTCGAGTCCGGTGTGTTCGGTGAGGCGACGCCCTCGTTCTGGCAGGTCTACCTCACGGTCGAGGACACCGCGGCCGCGGAGCGGCGCATCGTCGACGCGGGCGGCGAGATCCTGCGGGCCGCCGAGGTCACCCCGTGGGCCACGATGGGGTCCGCGAAGGATCCCGGCGGCGCCGTCTTCCTCTACGCGACGCCGCCCGAGGGACGCTAGGCCCGGTCCATCCACTGAGCACAGGCGACCGATGGTCGGTCACGGTCGGCGCACGCTCTCCTCGACGAGATCGAGGACGGCCTCCAGCCCCGCCGTCGGGCGGCCGGAGGCGAGATGCGTGACCAGGCCGTCCAGGACGAGGTCCAGGTAGGCCAGGATCACGTCGGTCGGCAGGTCGTCGCGCAGGCGACCGCGCTCCTTCTGCCGCTCGAGGCGGCGCAGGGTCGCCTCGGTGAGCTCGGCGCTCCGTTCGGTCCACTCGGCGCGGAAATCGCCGTCGTTCTTCAGGCGCCGGGCGATCTCCAGGCGCGTGCCCAGCCAGTCGAAACGCTCGGGGTGGCTGAGCATGTCGCGCATGACCTGCACCAGCCCCTCCTCGGCGGCGATGTCGGCCATCCGCTCCGCGTCCTCCCGCGCCAGCGCGAGGAACAGGGCGTCCTTGTCGCGGAAGTGGTGGAAGATCGCGCCACGGGAGAGATCGGTGGCGGCCTCGAGCCGGCGGACGGTGGCACCGTCGTAGCCGTACTCGGCGAAGCAGGTCCGCGCACCGTCGAGGATCTGACGGCGCCGCGCGGCGAGGTGATCGTCGCTGACCTTGGGCATGTCGATGCTCCTGATCGAACGGGGAACGGTTCAGTCGTGTCGGCTACGCGAACGGCGGGCCCGGCCGCTGGGGCCGGACCCGCCGTCACTGGTCGAGACCGTCGCTACTAGCTCTTGACCATGTTCCGCAGGACGTACTGCAGGATGCCGCCGTTGCGGTAGTAGTCGGCCTCACCGGGGGTGTCGATGCGGACGTCCGCGTCGAACTCCACCTTCGTGCCGTCCGTCTTCGTGGCGGTCACGTGCACCGTCTTCGGCGTCACGCCGTTGTTGAGCTCCGTGATGCCCGCGATGTCGAAGGTCTCGGTGCCGTCGAGCCCGAGGGACTTCCACGACTCGCCCTTCGGGAACTGCAGCGGGACGACGCCCATGCCGATCAGGTTCGAGCGGTGGATGCGCTCGAACGACTCGACGATGACGGCCTTGACACCGAGGAGGCTGGTTCCCTTGGCCGCCCAGTCGCGCGAGCTGCCGGAGCCGTACTCCTTGCCGCCCAGGACGACCAGCGGCGTGCCGGCCTTCTGGTAGTTCATGCACGCGTCGTAGATGAACGACTGCGGGCCGCCCTCCTGCGTGAAGTCGCGGGTGTAACCGCCCTGCGTGCCCTCGAGACCGATGGTGTCGAGAACGCGGTTCTGCAGGCGGATGTTGGCGAACGTGCCGCGGATCATCACCTCGTGGTTGCCACGACGGCTACCCAGCGAGTTGTAGTCCTTGCGCGCCACACCGTGCGAGTCCAGGTACTGGGCCGCGGGGGTGCCGGGCTTGATCGGGCCGGCGGGGCTGATGTGGTCGGTGGTGACCGAATCGCCGAGCAGCGCCATGACGCGGGCACCGGAGATGTCGGAGACGGGCTCCGGCTCCATCGTCATGCCGTCGAAGTACGGCGCCTTGCGGACGTACGTCGAGTCCTCGTCCCAGGCGAAGGTGTCGCCCTCGGGGGTGGCGAGGTTCTGCCAACGGTGATCGCCGGCGAAGATGGTCGAGTAGGACTTGCGGAACATGTCCTGGTTGATGGCGCTCTTGATCGTGTCGTCGATCTCCTGCGCCGACGGCCAGATGTCCTTGAGGAAGACGTCGTTGCCGTCGTGATCCTTGCCCAGCGCGTCGGTCTCGAAGTCGAAGTCCATCGTGCCCGCGAGGCCGTAGGCGATGACCAGCGGCGGGGACGCCAGGTAGTTCATCTTCACGTCGGGCGAGATGCGGCCCTCGAAGTTGCGGTTGCCCGAGAGCACCGCGACGACGGTCAGGTCCTCGTCGTTGACGGCCTTGCTGATCTCGTCGGGCAGCGGGCCGGTGTTGCCGATGCACGTGGTGCAGCCGTAGCCGCCCAGGTAGTAGCCGAGCTTCTCGAGGTACGGCCACAGGCCGGCCTTCTCGTAGTAGTCGTTGACGACCTGCGAGCCGGGGGCCATGTTGGTCTTGACCCAGGGCTTGGTGGTCAGGCCCTTCTCGACGGCGTTGCGGGCGAGCAGGGCCGCGCCCAGCATGACCGACGGGTTCGAGGTGTTGGTGCAGGACGTGATGCCCGCGACCGCGACCGCGCCGTGGTCGAGCACGAAGGTGCCGCGCTCACCGGTCACGGTGACCGGCTTAGACGGACGGCCCTCGGCACCGGTGGCGGCCGACTGGACGTTGACGGCACCGTCGTCCGCGAAGGACAGGGCGGCGGGGTCGGACGCCGGGAAGGACTCCTCGACGGCCTCGTCGAGCTGCGTGTGCTCGGCCGGGTGGTTGGTCTCCACGTAGTTGTGGATGTCCTTGCGGAAGGCGACCTTCGACTCCGACAGGAGGATGCGGTCCTGCGGGCGCTTCGGGCCGGCGATCGACGGCACGACGGTGCCGAGGTCCAGCTCGAGGTACTCGGAGTAGGCGGGCTCGTGGTCGGCGTCGTGCCACATGCCCTGCTCCTTGGCGTACGCCTCGACGAGCGCGAGCTGCTCGTCGGTGCGGCCGGTCAGGCGCAGGTAGTTGATGGTCTCCTCGTCGATCGGGAAGATCGCGGCGGTGGAGCCGAACTCGGGGCTCATGTTGCCCAGGGTGGCGCGGTTGGCCAGCGGCACCTCGGCGACGCCCTTGCCGTAGAACTCGACGAACTTGCCGACGACGCCGTGCTGACGCAGCATGTCGGTCACGGTGAGCACCACGTCGGTGGCGGTGACGCCCGGCTGGATCTCACCGGTGAGCTTGAAGCCGACGACGCGGGGGATGAGCATGGAGACCGGCTGGCCCAGCATGGCCGCCTCGGCTTCGATGCCGCCGACGCCCCAGCCCAGGACGCCCAGGCCGTTCTCCATCGTGGTGTGCGAGTCGGTGCCGACGCAGGTGTCCGGGTAGGCCTGGCCGTTGCGGGTCATGACGACCGGCGCGAGGTACTCGATGTTGACCTGGTGGACGATGCCCATGCCCGGGGGGACGACCTTGAAGTCGTCGAACGCGCCCTGGCCCCAGCGCAGGAACTGGTAGCGCTCGCCGTTGCGCTGGTACTCGAGGTCGACGTTGCGCTCGAGGGCGTCGGCGGTGCCGAAGACGTCCAGGATCACCGAGTGGTCGATGACCATGTCGGCGGGGGAGAGCGGGTTGACCTTGTTGGGGTCGCCGCCCAGGGCCGTGACGGCCTCGCGCATGGTGGCGAGGTCCACGATGCACGGGACGCCCGTGAAGTCCTGCATGATCACGCGCGCCGGCGTGAACTGGATCTCGACGCTCGGCTCGGCCGAGGGATCCCAGTTCGCCAGGGCGTTGATGTGATCGGTAGTGATGTTCGCGCCGTCCTCGGTCCGCAGCAGGTTCTCTGCGAGGACCTTCAAGGCGTAGGGCAGCTTCTCGGTGCCGGGCACGGCGCTGAGGCGGAAGATCTCGTATGACTGATCGCCCACCTCGAGCGTGCCGCGCGACGAGAAGGAATCGATGCTCTTGCTCACGTCAGCTCCACTCAACGTTTGTGGTGTGCACCGACGGGCTGTGTCGGTGCCTGAAGTCGATAATACAGTACGCTTGTCCTGTGAGAGTCGTCGGGGCTGAAACTCGCGGGACGTAGCTCATTGTGCCTCGTTCCGGGCACCCTCGCGGGCGTGTCGTACTGTGAGGCCCATGGGTCCGCTGCCGATTCTCACCGAAGTGCCGACCGACGTCGATCTGTCCGCGCTGCAGGCGGATCTCGCCGTCGACGGCGTCGCCGTGCTCAACCCGGCGCACGCCGATTCCGCGCCGCAGCTGGTGCAGGTCGTCAAGGATGCACGCGCGCAGGGGATCGAGAACTTCCAGGTGGTCGTGCTCGCGCACGACTACAACCCCGACACCTCGCTGCGTGATCTCGGGACTCAGCTCGGCAAGCAGTCGGATGGACCGATGACGGTCCTCGTGATGTCGCCCAGCCAGGTGGCCGGTTACTCCACCCAGCTCTCGCGCTACCAGATCGAGAAGGGCCAGGACGGCCACACCGGCCGGCTCGCGCTGCACAACCCGCCGAAGGCCGCCGAGGACTTCGCCGACGTCGCGAACGACGCCACCTTCCCGTGGACGGGGTTCACCGTGGTGTTGGTGCTGCTGGTCGCCGCACTGGCCGGCGTCGCTCGCGTCGTGACCCGGCGGCGCAGCCGTGAGGTCGACGCGGAGCGCCGGACGGCCTCCTCTGCGGGCGCGGGTTCGGCGACCGACGGCCCCATCCCGGCGTCCGCGACGCCCGGTTCGGCGTCGAGCGCGTCCGAAGAGAATGGCGCCTCCGCCGTTCGATCGAACGAATAACGCACATTCATTCGAAATTCCAGCTGTGTGATTCGATCACGCTGTCCGATTCGAATACCATTCTCAGTTTTGTCATACGCCCTGGTAGAGGCGGTCTTCAAGAAACTCACACCTGTGTAATTTGTGGTTGCTGTTTTCTCTTGTTGTGAAAGTGCCGTACGGTACGTCTGAAGCCAATGTTGTGCGTGTTGCCCACGCGTACTCATCGGGTCTGAACAAGTCTTGAGTTGAGGGAGACACCTTGAGGCGTACGGCATACCCCGCCACGAATCTCGCTGCGCGGTCGCTGCTCGCGGTCGTGGCCACCAGCTCGCTGGTGGCCGGATCCGTCGCTGCCGCGGGACCGGTCTTCGCCGAGCCCAACGGCACCGACGCGAACCCCGCCAATGTGGTCGCCGCACTGGTCGACCGCATCGCGCAGGCCGATCAGCGCATTGCGGACCTGCGCGGTGACGTCGCGTCCAAGCGGCAGTCCGTCAACCGCGCAGTGGTCGATCTGCAGTCCGCGCGCGACGCCGCGACCGCCGCCGCCGGAGCGATCAAGGTCTCCGAGACAGCGGTCGCCGAGTCCGACGCGAAGATCAAGACCGCGCAGGACAAGTTCGACACCGTCGTGCGCGCCGCGTACGCCCAGGGCAACAGTGCCGGCGCCCTGATCAACACCCTCGGCGGCAACGATCCCGGCGATGCCGTCGATCGGGCGTCCACCCTGCGCATCGTCGCCGACAAGCAGCGTGCCGCACTGGGCGACCTGCAGGCCGCGAAATCGCGCGCCGAGGCCTCCCGTACCGCGGCGCGGGCCGCCAAGGTCCAGGCCGATGCCGCGACCGCCGCCGCCGTCGACCGCAAGCGCTCCGCCGAGGACTCCATCACCACGACGGTCGCCGCGCTCTCCACCCAGGAGCAGGAGCAGACCAAGCTCAGCGCCCAGCGTGAACTGGCGCAGCGCGCACTCGACGAGGCCAAGCGCGCCGATGACCGCGCGGCACAGCAGAAGATCTACGCGCAGTACGTGGTCGACGAGCAGCAGACGCAGCAGATCGCGGCACCCGCCGCCCCGGCCGAGGCGCCGCAAGCGCAGGCGCCCGCCGGCCAGGCCCCCGCCGCTCAGGCCGCGGCTCCGCAGGCCGGCGCGGTCGACTCCGCGGACCCGCTCGCAGCGGCCCGGTCGTTCGCCCAGAACATCGTGGGCCAGGCGTCGTCGCTGTTCACCAACCCGTTCGGTGCGCTGACGGGCCAGCAGGCACCCGCGCCGCAGGCCGCGGCGCCCGCCGTGCAGGCGGCGACCAGTGCTGCCGGCATGAGCGGCGCCCAGATGATCGAGACCGTGATCCAGCGCGGCATGTCCGTCATCGGCGTGCAGTACGCCTGGGGCGGCGGCAACGCCTGGGGCGCCACCAAGGGCGTCCGTGACGGCGGCGTCGCCGACAGCTTCGGCGACTACAACCGCGTCGGCTTCGACTGCTCGGGCCTGATGGCCTACATGTACGCCGCGGTCGGCATCGCCCTGCCCAAGTACTCGGGCTACCAGTACACGACGGGCAACAAGGTGCCGATCAGCCAGCTCAAGCGCGGCGACATGGTCTTCCGCGGCCCGGGCGGCACCCAGCACGTGGCGATGTACCTCGGCAACAACCAGATCCTCGAGTCCCCGCAGTCCGGCGGCGCCGTGCGGATCGCCCCCTTCGACGCCTCGACGTTCCTGTCGCAGGGCGTGCGTGTGATCAACAGCTGACCGCCGGGGATTCAGTACGCTCGTGGGAACGGGCCGTCGCGGCCCGCGCTCGGACGGGCCCGCACGGGCCGGGGGAACGACGACGAAGGGGAATGCGTGACGCACTCACAGGGACCGGAGATCGCCTCGAGCGATGAGGTCAAGCTGCTCGAGCGGGCGGTCTACGAGGTCAAGCGCGTGATCGTGGGCCAGGACCAGCTCGTCGAGCGGATCCTGGTGGGCATGCTCGCCAAGGGGCACGTGCTGCTCGAGGGCGTTCCCGGCGTCGCCAAGACCCTGGCCGTCGAGACCTTCGCCACCGTGGTCGGCGGCTCCTTCTCCCGCATCCAGTTCACGCCCGACCTGGTGCCCTCCGACCTCATCGGTACCCGCATCTACCGGCAGGGCAAGGAGCAGTTCGATACGGAGATCGGCCCGGTCTCCGCCAACTTCCTGCTCGCCGACGAGATCAACCGCGCCCCCGCGAAGGTCCAGTCCGCGCTGCTCGAGGTCATGGCCGAGCGCAAGGTCTCCATCGGCGGCCAGACCTACCCGATGCCCGATCCCTTCCTCGTGCTCGCGACGCAGAACCCCATCGAGAACGAGGGCGTGTACCCGCTCCCGGAGGCGCAGCGCGACCGTTTCCTGTTCAAGGTGGTCGTCGGCTACCCGTCGATCGAGGAGGAGCGGGAGATCGTCTACCGCATGGGCACCACTCCGCCCGTGCCCTCGCAGGTGCTCGACCCCGCCTCGGTGCAGCGCCTGCAGCGCGCCGCGAGCGAGGTCTTCGTGCACCACGCGCTCGTCGACTACGTGGTGCGCGTCATCGCCGCGACCCGGACCCCGCGGGAGTTCGGGCTCGACGACGTGGCGTCCTGGATCACCTACGGCGCCTCGCCCCGCGCGACGCTGGGCATCGTCGCCGCCGCCCGCGCCCTCGCGCTGCTCCGCGGCCGCGACTACGTCGTCCCGCAGGACGTCGTCGAGATCATCCCGGACGTGCTGCGCCACCGCCTCGTGATGAGCTACGACGCCCTGGCGGACGAGGTCACGGCCGACCAGGCGATCAATCGGGTGCTGCAGACCGTCGCACTGCCGCAGGTCGTCGGGCAGCCCGTGCCGCAGCAGCCGCCGCACGCCCCGCAGCAGTTCGCGCCCGCGCAGCAGCCGCAGGGCTGACGATGCCGGCTACACCCCCCGACCGGCCGACGGGTGCCGCCGCGCCGCACACGCCGCTGCCGAGCTTCGCCGGCGGCATGGTCGACGAGGCGCGGATGCAGGCCTCGCTGAAGATGCTCGAACTGCTGGTCCGCCGGCGGCTCGACGGCGTGCTCAAGGGCGATCACCAAGGGCTCCTGCCCGGTCCCGGCTCGGAGCCGGGGGAGTCGCGCCCGTACACGCCCGGTGACGACGTGCGCCTGATGGACTGGTCGGTCACGGCCCGCACCACGCACCCGCACGTGCGGCAGATGATCGCCGACCGCGAGCTGCAGACCTGGATCGTGGTCGACCTGTCCGCGTCGATGGACTTCGGCTCGACCGGCGGCACGAAGCGCGACCTCGCGGTGGCCGCGTCCGCCGCCGTGGTGCACCTGGTCAGCGGCGCTGCCAACCGCGTCGGCTGCCTGGTCACCAACGGTGCGCAGTTGATCCGCGTGCAGCCCAAGTCCGGCCGGGCGCAGCGGCAGAAGGTGCTGCGCGCGATCGCCTCCGCGCCCCGCGCCGTCGAGGGGACGCGCGGTGACCTGCGCATCGCCCTGGACGCGCTGCGCCGCCCCGAGCAGCCGCGCGGACTCGTCGTGGTGATCAGCGACTTCCTCGGCGACGTGGACTACGTCCGCGAGCTGCGCGGCCTCGCGGCGCGCCACGAGGTGCTCGCCGTCGAGGTGCTCGACCCGCGCGACGTCGAGCTCCCCGACGTGGGTGAGATCGCGCTGCGCGACGCCGAGTCCGGCGCCGTCCGCGAACTGACCGTGACCCCCGAGCTGCAGGAGCGGTTCGCCGCCGCGGCGCAGGAGCACCGCACGCGAGTGGCCCGCACGCTGCGCGGCGTCGGTGCGCCGATCCTCGCCCTGCGGACCGACCGCGACTGGCTCGCCGACATCGTGCGGTTCGTCGCCGCGCGTCGACGTGGATTGGCTGGTGCTTCCTGACATGGGCGGACTGACCTCGCTCGCCACCCCGATCTGGCTGCTCGGCATCCCGGTCGTGCTCGCCATCGTGGCCGGGTACGTCTACAACGAGCGGCGGCGGCAGAAGCGCGCGCTCAAGTTCGCGAACATGTCGGTGCTCGACTCCGTGGCGCCGCCCGGGCGCAACCGCTGGCGGCACCTGCCCATCGCGCTGCTGAGCATCGGCCTCATCCTGCTCATGGTCGCCCTGTCCGGGCCGCAGGCCATGCGGAAGGTACCGCGCAGCCGTGCCACCGTGGTGCTGGTCGTCGACGTCTCGCGGTCGATGGAGTCCACCGACGTCAGCCCGAACCGGCTCGACGCGGCCAAGGAGGCGGCGAAGAAGTTCGTCACCGAGCTGCCCCAGGGGATGAACCTCGGCATCGTCTCCTACGCCGGCACGGCGCAACTGCTCGTCTCGCCCACACCGGACCGCTCGCTGGCCACCAACGCCATCGACCACCTCGAGACCGCCAACCGCACCGCCACCGGCGAGGGCATCTACTCGGCGATCCAGTCGATCAAGAACATCCGGGACGTGCTGGGCGGCAAGGACAACGCCCCGCCCGCGCGCATCATCCTCGAATCGGACGGCAAGCAGACGGTGCCCACCGACCTCGACGATCCCCGCGGCGGTTTCACGGCGGCCCGCAAGGCCAAGGAGGAGGGGATCCCCATCTCCACCATCTCCTTCGGCACGCCGAACGGTGTGGTGAACATCGACGGGCAGAGCATCCCCGTCCCCGTCGACGACGCCTCGCTGAAGAAGATCGCGGATCTCTCGGGCGGCCAGTTCTTCTCCGCATCGTCGCTGAGCGACCTCAACGAGGCCTACGGCACGCTGCGTGACGAGATCGGGTGGGAGATGCAGAAGGGCGACAACTCGCGGGTCTGGGTGCTCTGGGCCACGGGCCTGCTGGTGCTCGGGGCGGCCGGGGCCGTCGCGTTCAACCGTCGCCTGCCGTGATCGCGGCAGCCGCGGGCGGGCGCCGGTCCGCGACTCGCGCGAGCGGAGATTTCCCCGCTCGCGAGCGCGATTGATAAGTTGGCTTCCATGTCGACTTCTGAATTCACGCCCCGGTCCGTCCTCGTCACGGGCGGCAACCGCGGCATCGGCCTCGCGATCGCACAGCGTCTCGCCGCCGACGGTCACAAGGTCGCGGTCACCCACCGCGGTTCCGGCGCCCCCGAGGGCCTGTTCGGCGTGCAGTGCGACGTCACCGACAACGACTCGGTGGAGGCCGCGTTCAAGACCGTCGCCGAGCACCAGGGACCGGTCGAGGTCGTCGTCGCGAACGCCGGCATCACCGAGGACACCCTGCTCATGCGGATGAGCGTCGAGAGCTTCGAGAAGGTCATCAACTCGAACCTCACCGGTGCCTTCCGGGTGACCAAGGCCGCCACACGCGACATGCTCAAGAAGCGCTGGGGCCGGTTCATCTACCTGGGCTCGGTCGTCGGCCTCATGGGCACGCCCGGCCAGGCGAACTACGCCTCGTCCAAGGCCGGTGTGATCGGCCTCGCGCGCTCCGTCACCCGCGAGCTCGGCGCCCGCAACGTCACCGCCAACGTGATCGCGCCCGGCCTCATCGACACCGACATGACCCGCGAGCTGCCCGCCGAGTACGTCGAGGGTGCCGTCAAGCAGGCCATCCCCGCCAAGCGGATGGGCCAGCCCGAGGAGGTCGCGGCCGTGGTCTCGTTCCTCGCCTCGGACGACTCCGCCTACGTCTCCGGCAACGTCATCAACGTCGACGGTGGCCTGGGCATGGGCCACTAGGCCCGTCCCGCACGCCGGCGGCGCACCGTCGAACCAGCCCTGCAGCACCGAAGAAACCTGAAGGAGGCACGTCCGTGACCGGACTGCTCGAAGGCAAGACCATCCTCATCACCGGCATCATCACCGATGCCTCCATCGCCTTCTCGGCCGCCAAGGTGGCCCAGGAGCAGGGCGCCAAGGTGATCATCACCGGCATCCCGGAGCGACTGCGCCTGATCGACCGCATCGCCAAGCGCCTCCCGCAGGAGGTGCCGCCCGCGATCCCGCTCGACATCACCGACGAGGAGTACCTGGGCGCGCTGGCCGACAAGGTCCGCGAGCTCGCGCCCGAGGGCATCGACGGCGTGCTGCACTCCATCGCCTTCGCGCCCCGCACCCTCATGGGCCCGGACGCGCTGCCCTTCCTCGAGGGCCCCGGTCCCGACGTGGCGAAGTCCTTCGAGATCTCCGCGTGGAGCTACGCCTCGCTGGCCCGCGCCGTGCTGCCCGTCATGAACGAGGGCGGCTCCATCGTGGGCATGGACTTCGATCCCCGCACCGCGCTGCCCGACTACAACTGGATGGGCGTGCAGAAGGCCGCCCTCGAGTCGGTCAACCGGTACGTCGCCCGCGAGGTCGGCTACGCCAAGAAGATCCGCTCGAACCTGGTGGCCGCCGGCCCCATCAAGACGCTGGCCGCCAAGGCGATCTCGGGCACCGCGACCGACGACGCCAAGAAGCTCAACATGCTCAACACCTACTGGGACGGCGCCTCGCCCATCGGCTGGAACGTCGACGACCCGGAGGTCGTGGGCAAGAGCGTGTGCGCCCTGCTCTCGGACTGGCTGCCCGGCACCACCGGTTCCATCGTCTACGTCGACGGCGGCGCCAGCCACAACACCTGGTTCCCCGAGGACTTCATCAACCAGCAGTAGCAGACGTGTCCACCGCGTACGACGCGCTGCTGGTCCTCTCCTTCGGAGGACCCGAACACCCCGACCACGTGCGACCGTTCCTCGAGAACGTCGTGCGTGGTCGCGGCGTGCCACCCGAACGACTGGACGCCGTCGAACAGCACTACCTGCGGTTCGGCGGCGTCTCGCCGATCAACGCCCAGAACAGGGCGCTCATCGAGGCGATCACCCGGGAGTTCGGCCGACGGGGCCGCGAGCTGCCGATCTACTTCGGCAACCGGAACTGGCACCCGATGGTCGAGGACACCGTCCAGCGGATGAAGGACGACGGCGTGCGCAACGCGCTCGTCTTCGCCACCTCGGCGTGGGGCGGGTTCTCCGGCTGCCGGCAGTACGACGAGGACATCACACGTGCCCTCGCCGCCGTCGGCGACGGCGCCCCGCGGCTGACGAAGCTGCCGCACTTCTACGATCACCCGCTCTTCCTGGACTGCTTCGCCGACGCCGCAGCGGAGGCGCTGTCGGCACTGCCGTCCGGCGCGCGTCTCGTGTTCACCGCG
Proteins encoded in this window:
- a CDS encoding AAA family ATPase; translated protein: MQYARGNGPSRPALGRARTGRGNDDEGECVTHSQGPEIASSDEVKLLERAVYEVKRVIVGQDQLVERILVGMLAKGHVLLEGVPGVAKTLAVETFATVVGGSFSRIQFTPDLVPSDLIGTRIYRQGKEQFDTEIGPVSANFLLADEINRAPAKVQSALLEVMAERKVSIGGQTYPMPDPFLVLATQNPIENEGVYPLPEAQRDRFLFKVVVGYPSIEEEREIVYRMGTTPPVPSQVLDPASVQRLQRAASEVFVHHALVDYVVRVIAATRTPREFGLDDVASWITYGASPRATLGIVAAARALALLRGRDYVVPQDVVEIIPDVLRHRLVMSYDALADEVTADQAINRVLQTVALPQVVGQPVPQQPPHAPQQFAPAQQPQG
- the inhA gene encoding NADH-dependent enoyl-ACP reductase InhA; its protein translation is MTGLLEGKTILITGIITDASIAFSAAKVAQEQGAKVIITGIPERLRLIDRIAKRLPQEVPPAIPLDITDEEYLGALADKVRELAPEGIDGVLHSIAFAPRTLMGPDALPFLEGPGPDVAKSFEISAWSYASLARAVLPVMNEGGSIVGMDFDPRTALPDYNWMGVQKAALESVNRYVAREVGYAKKIRSNLVAAGPIKTLAAKAISGTATDDAKKLNMLNTYWDGASPIGWNVDDPEVVGKSVCALLSDWLPGTTGSIVYVDGGASHNTWFPEDFINQQ
- a CDS encoding VWA domain-containing protein, with product MGGLTSLATPIWLLGIPVVLAIVAGYVYNERRRQKRALKFANMSVLDSVAPPGRNRWRHLPIALLSIGLILLMVALSGPQAMRKVPRSRATVVLVVDVSRSMESTDVSPNRLDAAKEAAKKFVTELPQGMNLGIVSYAGTAQLLVSPTPDRSLATNAIDHLETANRTATGEGIYSAIQSIKNIRDVLGGKDNAPPARIILESDGKQTVPTDLDDPRGGFTAARKAKEEGIPISTISFGTPNGVVNIDGQSIPVPVDDASLKKIADLSGGQFFSASSLSDLNEAYGTLRDEIGWEMQKGDNSRVWVLWATGLLVLGAAGAVAFNRRLP
- a CDS encoding ferrochelatase, encoding MSTAYDALLVLSFGGPEHPDHVRPFLENVVRGRGVPPERLDAVEQHYLRFGGVSPINAQNRALIEAITREFGRRGRELPIYFGNRNWHPMVEDTVQRMKDDGVRNALVFATSAWGGFSGCRQYDEDITRALAAVGDGAPRLTKLPHFYDHPLFLDCFADAAAEALSALPSGARLVFTAHSIPDAADVNAGPPEVERLYSTQVRDASENVAARLGLDCDVVWQSRSGPAQVPWLEPDICDHIKALWDERVPGAAVVPIGFVSDHLEVIWDLDTEARELAAELGMPFARAATPSADPRFAAMVADLVDDAFAGRSTGLGVSVNGASCVEGCCPAVRRPART
- the fabG1 gene encoding 3-oxoacyl-ACP reductase FabG1, which encodes MSTSEFTPRSVLVTGGNRGIGLAIAQRLAADGHKVAVTHRGSGAPEGLFGVQCDVTDNDSVEAAFKTVAEHQGPVEVVVANAGITEDTLLMRMSVESFEKVINSNLTGAFRVTKAATRDMLKKRWGRFIYLGSVVGLMGTPGQANYASSKAGVIGLARSVTRELGARNVTANVIAPGLIDTDMTRELPAEYVEGAVKQAIPAKRMGQPEEVAAVVSFLASDDSAYVSGNVINVDGGLGMGH
- a CDS encoding DUF58 domain-containing protein → MPATPPDRPTGAAAPHTPLPSFAGGMVDEARMQASLKMLELLVRRRLDGVLKGDHQGLLPGPGSEPGESRPYTPGDDVRLMDWSVTARTTHPHVRQMIADRELQTWIVVDLSASMDFGSTGGTKRDLAVAASAAVVHLVSGAANRVGCLVTNGAQLIRVQPKSGRAQRQKVLRAIASAPRAVEGTRGDLRIALDALRRPEQPRGLVVVISDFLGDVDYVRELRGLAARHEVLAVEVLDPRDVELPDVGEIALRDAESGAVRELTVTPELQERFAAAAQEHRTRVARTLRGVGAPILALRTDRDWLADIVRFVAARRRGLAGAS